One window from the genome of Deltaproteobacteria bacterium encodes:
- a CDS encoding UDP-N-acetylmuramoyl-tripeptide--D-alanyl-D-alanine ligase, which yields MNDTKPIPWNTSDILAATGGELLSGTGDRVFGSISIDSRAIGRDAIFVAIAGETHDGHTFVENVLKDGIKGVLVEKAKVGATLFRTSDFGDSTIIGVADTIRALGDLAAYNRNRVQVPIIALTGSNGKTSTRTMLTHITGLKYMTLSTAGNFNNEIGLPLTLLRLQRNHNLAVLELGMNRPGEIARLAEICRPDIGMITNVAPAHLEGLRSVEGVLRAKGELLEKLNRGGTTVLNADDRNVLALAEDAPGDVLLFGTSQSAAVRASRIRNMGDSVSFLLEVPADAIEVVLETPGLFMVSNALAAAAAAYLMRIPLHDIKKGLERFKPVNGRLHIRKLANGARIIDDTYNANPGSVKAALDTLKQTGQDDRRVAVLGDMLELGSASAGLHREVGYHAATAGLQRLYLTGEFARDTAQGAIDGGMAAGKIVAGSLSIITEQLIARTGPRHCVLIKGSRGMRMEQIVKKLIDTFG from the coding sequence ATGAACGACACGAAACCCATACCATGGAACACGAGCGATATCCTCGCCGCAACGGGCGGGGAACTGTTGTCGGGGACGGGCGACCGTGTTTTCGGCAGCATCAGTATCGACTCCAGGGCCATCGGCAGAGATGCCATTTTTGTCGCTATCGCCGGAGAAACGCATGACGGCCACACGTTTGTGGAAAATGTTTTGAAAGACGGAATAAAAGGGGTTCTGGTGGAAAAAGCCAAGGTCGGCGCCACGCTGTTCAGGACCTCCGATTTCGGAGACAGCACCATCATCGGCGTGGCCGACACGATCCGCGCCCTGGGTGACCTGGCGGCCTACAATCGCAACCGGGTACAGGTCCCGATCATCGCCCTGACCGGTTCCAACGGAAAAACGTCGACCAGGACCATGCTGACCCACATCACCGGACTGAAATACATGACGCTGTCGACCGCCGGCAACTTCAACAACGAGATCGGCCTGCCCCTTACCCTGCTCAGGTTGCAGCGCAACCACAACCTGGCCGTGCTCGAACTCGGCATGAACCGGCCGGGCGAGATCGCCAGGTTGGCGGAGATCTGTCGCCCGGACATCGGCATGATCACCAACGTGGCCCCGGCCCACCTGGAGGGCCTGAGATCGGTGGAAGGGGTACTGCGCGCCAAAGGTGAACTTCTGGAAAAGCTGAACCGTGGCGGCACGACCGTTCTGAACGCCGATGACCGCAACGTGCTCGCCCTGGCTGAGGATGCTCCCGGCGACGTGCTGTTGTTCGGCACATCCCAAAGCGCCGCCGTGCGCGCCAGCCGCATCAGAAACATGGGGGACAGCGTCTCCTTTCTGCTGGAAGTGCCCGCCGACGCGATCGAAGTGGTTCTGGAAACACCGGGTCTCTTCATGGTCTCCAATGCGCTGGCCGCGGCTGCGGCCGCCTATTTGATGCGTATCCCCCTGCACGACATCAAGAAGGGGCTGGAACGCTTTAAACCGGTCAACGGCCGTCTGCATATTCGGAAGCTCGCCAACGGCGCCCGCATCATCGACGATACATACAACGCGAATCCGGGCTCGGTGAAAGCCGCGCTCGACACGTTGAAGCAGACGGGACAGGATGACCGGCGGGTGGCCGTGCTGGGCGACATGCTGGAACTGGGGAGCGCATCCGCCGGCCTGCACCGGGAGGTGGGCTACCACGCCGCCACGGCGGGCCTCCAAAGGCTGTACCTGACCGGCGAATTTGCGCGTGACACGGCCCAGGGGGCTATCGACGGCGGCATGGCCGCCGGAAAAATCGTCGCCGGATCGTTGTCGATAATCACCGAACAGCTGATCGCCAGGACCGGTCCCCGGCACTGTGTTTTGATAAAAGGCTCCCGCGGTATGCGGATGGAACAGATCGTCAAGAAACTGATCGACACCTTCGGGTAA
- the mraY gene encoding phospho-N-acetylmuramoyl-pentapeptide-transferase, translated as MLYHLLYPLHTTFSAFNVFRYITFRTIYASLTAFLICFILGPWVIRRLKKMQVGQYIQEDGPESHLSKAGTPTMGGILILFSIVTASLLWGDLTNGYVWIALCVVGGYGLIGFADDYLMLVKKRNKGLTAGAKFSSQVVLAAFAGLLLYLNPDFDTRVTIPFFKQFSPDLGLGYIPFAVLVIVGASNAVNLTDGLDGLAIGPVTIAAVTYMIFAYVAGHIKMADYLQINYVAGCGELTIFCGAIAGAGLGFLWFNTYPAQVFMGDVGSLSLGGALGVVAVVTKQEILLIIVGGLFVIEALSVIFQVGFFKMTNGGRIFRMAPLHHHFELKGWPEPKIIVRFWIIAIALALVSMSTLKLR; from the coding sequence ATGCTTTATCACCTGCTATATCCGTTGCACACCACGTTTTCGGCGTTCAACGTATTCCGCTACATTACCTTCAGGACCATATACGCCAGCCTGACGGCGTTCCTGATCTGTTTCATTCTCGGTCCGTGGGTAATCCGCCGGCTCAAAAAAATGCAGGTCGGCCAATACATTCAGGAAGACGGCCCCGAAAGCCACCTTTCGAAAGCGGGAACCCCCACCATGGGCGGCATCCTCATCCTTTTCTCCATCGTGACGGCATCGCTTCTGTGGGGGGACCTGACCAACGGATACGTTTGGATCGCGCTTTGTGTCGTCGGCGGCTACGGGCTGATCGGTTTTGCCGATGATTACCTGATGCTGGTCAAAAAAAGAAACAAGGGGCTGACCGCCGGAGCCAAATTTTCGAGCCAGGTGGTTCTGGCGGCCTTCGCCGGTCTTCTGCTGTATCTCAACCCCGATTTCGACACCCGGGTCACCATCCCGTTTTTCAAGCAATTTAGCCCGGATCTCGGCCTGGGCTACATTCCGTTTGCCGTGCTGGTCATCGTGGGGGCATCCAATGCCGTCAACCTGACCGACGGGTTGGATGGACTCGCCATCGGCCCTGTAACCATCGCCGCGGTCACCTACATGATCTTTGCATACGTGGCCGGGCATATAAAAATGGCCGATTACCTGCAGATCAACTACGTGGCGGGATGTGGGGAGCTGACCATTTTCTGCGGCGCCATCGCCGGAGCCGGACTGGGATTTTTGTGGTTCAACACGTACCCGGCCCAGGTCTTCATGGGAGATGTAGGGTCGCTCTCTCTGGGAGGCGCCCTCGGCGTCGTGGCGGTGGTAACCAAGCAGGAGATTTTACTGATAATCGTCGGCGGGCTGTTCGTCATCGAAGCCCTGTCGGTCATTTTTCAGGTGGGCTTCTTCAAAATGACCAATGGTGGACGGATTTTCAGGATGGCCCCCCTCCATCACCACTTTGAACTCAAGGGCTGGCCCGAACCCAAAATTATCGTCCGCTTCTGGATCATCGCCATCGCCCTGGCCCTGGTCTCGATGAGCACACTGAAGTTGCGGTGA
- a CDS encoding MBL fold metallo-hydrolase: protein MHIRQFRYASDNLSYLIYGENQALAIDGGAVDEILGFIGDAGLELSAVTNTHSHADHTSGNQALLEKTRARYQDHRALAHAGELSLEKEIIQVYPTPGHTLDSVVFHWNKMLITGDTLFNGTVGTCFSGDLKAFHRSIRRLVKLPEDTLIYAGHDYLEYAMAFARLVEPGNREIDGYLEAYRPAHVVSELGDELKVNPFLRYNHPEMIEILKERGYAVASEYERFEGVMHLE, encoded by the coding sequence ATGCATATTCGACAGTTCAGATACGCTTCAGACAACTTAAGTTATTTGATTTATGGAGAAAATCAGGCTTTAGCCATTGACGGTGGCGCTGTCGACGAGATTCTGGGGTTTATCGGGGATGCCGGCCTGGAGCTTTCAGCCGTTACCAACACCCACTCCCATGCGGACCACACCTCGGGAAATCAGGCGCTTCTGGAAAAGACCCGGGCCCGCTATCAGGATCACCGTGCGCTGGCGCATGCAGGGGAATTGTCGCTGGAAAAGGAGATTATCCAGGTTTACCCGACCCCCGGCCATACGCTCGATTCGGTCGTGTTTCACTGGAACAAGATGCTGATAACCGGCGACACCCTGTTTAACGGCACGGTGGGGACCTGTTTTTCAGGCGATCTCAAGGCCTTTCACCGCTCTATCCGGCGGTTGGTCAAACTGCCTGAAGATACGCTGATCTATGCCGGTCATGATTACCTGGAATATGCCATGGCGTTTGCCAGGCTCGTAGAACCCGGCAACCGGGAAATCGACGGCTATCTCGAGGCCTATCGGCCGGCGCATGTTGTTTCAGAACTGGGGGATGAATTGAAAGTCAATCCATTTCTGCGGTACAACCACCCGGAGATGATTGAGATCCTGAAGGAGCGCGGTTATGCCGTCGCTTCGGAATACGAACGGTTCGAAGGGGTCATGCACCTGGAATAA
- a CDS encoding penicillin-binding protein 2, whose translation MKKKADKNKYVNMRIGIVGLFFFLLMTVIGIKVVYLQLFCSGWLSEKAANQYEKDLVTTSKRGQIFDRNHHAMAVSIETTSIAAYPHRLKDKKGAAARLAKILNLDRRKLEKKIGSQRSFIWVKRQTSPKELREVKALGLEGIDFIPAYSRFYPNKMLAAQVLGFTGTDGHGLEGVEYYYDSMLRGQENSLVVLKDALGRRFAKEHPDEAAATPVVDNAKNIVLTIDRTIQFIAEKALEEAIEEHSAKSGMAIVMDPETGAILAMANIPLFNPNDFGNFPRNTWRNRAITDPFEPGSTMKIFTAAAALESGRCTPSTIFYCENGVYHIGRNVIHDTHPRGWLSLQQIVKYSSNIGVVKVVETVGPDCLHRTLTGFGFGEKTKLDCPGETSGVLTPAKRWTRVDTGAISFGQGMSVSALQLVTAASAIANGGDLMRPYIVAAVTDHNGAIIQKTEPHIVGKAVSAKTAGIVKRIMETVVTEGGTGVNAALEGYTVSGKTGTAQKIDTDGTYAAGKYISSFLGFAPAKSPEVVILVVVDEPEGSHYGGTVAAPAFGKIAHETLNYLNIPPEIEKNKLRVSTGVNQG comes from the coding sequence ATGAAGAAAAAGGCCGACAAAAACAAATACGTCAACATGCGAATAGGCATTGTCGGCCTGTTCTTTTTTTTGCTGATGACGGTCATCGGCATCAAGGTCGTTTACCTGCAGCTGTTCTGCAGCGGATGGCTTTCCGAAAAAGCGGCCAACCAGTACGAAAAAGACCTGGTTACCACCAGCAAGCGCGGCCAGATCTTCGACCGCAACCACCATGCGATGGCCGTCAGCATCGAAACCACATCGATAGCCGCCTATCCTCACCGGTTAAAGGACAAAAAGGGTGCCGCCGCCAGGCTGGCCAAGATCCTGAACCTCGACAGGCGCAAACTCGAAAAAAAGATCGGATCCCAGCGCAGCTTCATATGGGTCAAACGCCAAACGTCCCCCAAGGAATTGCGCGAAGTGAAAGCCCTCGGCCTTGAGGGCATCGATTTCATACCCGCCTACAGCCGTTTTTATCCCAACAAGATGCTTGCCGCCCAGGTGCTCGGTTTTACCGGCACCGACGGTCACGGCCTGGAAGGCGTGGAATACTACTATGACAGTATGCTTCGGGGGCAGGAAAACAGCCTGGTGGTCCTCAAGGATGCCCTGGGCCGCCGATTCGCCAAGGAACACCCGGACGAGGCGGCGGCCACACCGGTGGTCGACAATGCCAAAAACATCGTGCTCACCATCGACCGCACGATCCAGTTCATTGCCGAAAAAGCGCTGGAAGAAGCTATCGAAGAGCACTCGGCCAAGTCGGGAATGGCCATTGTCATGGACCCGGAAACAGGAGCCATTCTGGCCATGGCCAACATTCCCCTGTTCAACCCCAACGATTTCGGGAACTTTCCGCGAAATACCTGGCGCAACCGCGCAATCACCGACCCCTTCGAACCCGGGTCGACCATGAAAATTTTCACGGCCGCCGCCGCCCTCGAATCCGGCCGTTGCACCCCTAGCACCATCTTCTACTGCGAAAACGGAGTCTATCACATCGGCAGGAACGTGATCCACGACACCCACCCCCGCGGTTGGCTGTCGCTGCAGCAAATTGTAAAGTATTCCAGCAATATCGGTGTTGTCAAAGTGGTCGAAACCGTCGGTCCCGACTGCCTGCACCGCACCCTCACCGGGTTCGGCTTCGGGGAAAAAACCAAACTGGACTGCCCCGGGGAGACATCCGGTGTGCTCACCCCCGCCAAGCGGTGGACACGGGTGGACACCGGCGCCATATCCTTCGGCCAGGGAATGTCGGTTTCGGCCCTTCAACTGGTGACCGCCGCCTCGGCCATCGCCAACGGCGGGGACCTCATGCGACCCTATATCGTTGCCGCCGTAACGGACCACAACGGAGCCATCATCCAGAAAACCGAGCCCCACATCGTCGGGAAAGCGGTGTCGGCCAAAACGGCCGGTATCGTGAAACGCATCATGGAAACCGTCGTCACCGAAGGGGGGACCGGCGTCAATGCCGCCCTGGAAGGGTATACGGTTTCCGGCAAAACCGGGACGGCCCAGAAAATCGACACCGACGGCACCTATGCCGCGGGGAAATATATATCCTCATTTCTGGGCTTCGCCCCTGCAAAATCGCCTGAAGTCGTTATCCTGGTGGTCGTCGACGAACCCGAGGGATCGCACTACGGCGGAACGGTTGCCGCACCCGCTTTCGGGAAAATTGCCCATGAAACCTTGAACTACCTGAATATTCCACCGGAAATCGAAAAGAACAAACTGAGAGTGTCCACAGGGGTTAACCAGGGATGA
- a CDS encoding UDP-N-acetylmuramoyl-L-alanyl-D-glutamate--2,6-diaminopimelate ligase, which yields MMLNRLIQGIDQKILAAPAKADDCRIGSIHYDSRQVAPGGLFVAIRGMVSDGHDFIGDALEKGAAAIVVQKPVKVDIPCYRVADTRKALAALADRFYDHPSRKLVVAGITGTNGKTTTTFIVERMLQSSGFNVGVIGTVNYRYNQKVFDNPVTTPESLDLQRILAEMLAERVSHVIMEVSSHAIDLDRIFKCAIDVGAFTNLTQDHLDYHLEMQSYWKCKKRLFTEHLNPDDGVAVVNVDDERGRELVRELSCPCITVGNGPAAMVRPLSTDLGIQGIEGVIRTPAGEFGYRSKLTGHFNLANILCAVGIGVALNVAPEALKAGIENLPAVPGRLQRVPGPVDRHVYVDYAHTPDALENVLQALKALGHGRLICVFGCGGNRDRAKRSMMGEISGRLSDLTIVTSDNPRLEEPAAIIDDILPGLKTVCRREYNPGQIRNGWQTGGYLVEPDRRSAIRLGIEASAPGDIVLIAGKGHETYQIVGKRTLPFDDMQEAQEALGN from the coding sequence ATGATGTTGAACCGCCTCATACAGGGAATCGACCAGAAGATTCTCGCAGCGCCTGCAAAAGCGGATGACTGCCGCATCGGCTCCATCCATTACGACTCCAGGCAGGTTGCGCCGGGCGGCCTTTTCGTGGCCATCCGCGGCATGGTGTCCGACGGTCACGATTTCATCGGCGATGCCCTCGAAAAGGGAGCCGCCGCCATCGTCGTCCAGAAGCCGGTCAAAGTGGATATCCCCTGCTATCGGGTTGCCGACACCCGTAAGGCGCTGGCCGCCCTCGCCGACCGCTTTTACGACCATCCGTCAAGGAAACTGGTCGTCGCCGGCATCACGGGCACCAACGGCAAAACGACGACCACATTCATTGTCGAACGCATGCTGCAATCGTCCGGTTTCAACGTGGGCGTCATCGGAACCGTCAACTACCGCTACAACCAAAAGGTTTTCGACAACCCCGTTACCACGCCGGAATCGCTGGACCTGCAGCGCATCCTGGCCGAAATGCTGGCGGAAAGAGTGTCCCATGTGATCATGGAAGTCTCCTCCCATGCCATCGACCTCGACAGAATATTCAAATGCGCCATCGATGTGGGCGCCTTCACCAACCTCACCCAGGACCATCTGGACTATCATCTGGAGATGCAGTCCTACTGGAAATGTAAAAAACGGCTTTTTACCGAACACCTGAACCCGGATGACGGTGTGGCGGTTGTCAACGTAGACGATGAAAGGGGGCGCGAACTTGTACGGGAGCTTTCCTGTCCGTGCATCACCGTGGGAAACGGGCCGGCAGCCATGGTGCGCCCGCTGTCGACAGATCTCGGAATTCAGGGAATCGAAGGCGTCATCCGGACACCGGCAGGCGAATTCGGATATCGCTCCAAACTGACCGGCCACTTCAACCTGGCGAACATTCTCTGCGCCGTCGGAATCGGCGTGGCACTGAATGTGGCGCCGGAAGCACTCAAAGCGGGCATAGAAAATCTTCCGGCGGTTCCGGGCCGCCTCCAAAGGGTCCCGGGTCCGGTCGACCGGCACGTCTACGTGGATTACGCGCACACGCCCGACGCGCTTGAAAATGTACTGCAGGCCCTGAAGGCCCTCGGGCACGGCCGGCTGATCTGCGTCTTCGGTTGCGGCGGCAACCGCGACAGGGCCAAACGCTCCATGATGGGCGAGATTTCGGGCCGGCTGTCGGATCTGACCATCGTCACCTCGGACAACCCGCGCCTGGAAGAACCGGCCGCCATTATCGACGACATCCTGCCGGGGCTGAAAACGGTGTGCCGGCGCGAGTACAACCCGGGACAGATTCGAAACGGATGGCAGACGGGCGGGTATCTTGTGGAACCGGACCGGAGAAGCGCCATTCGCCTCGGCATCGAGGCCTCCGCCCCCGGCGACATCGTCCTCATCGCCGGAAAAGGACACGAGACCTATCAGATCGTGGGCAAGCGCACCCTGCCCTTCGATGATATGCAGGAAGCGCAAGAAGCGCTTGGGAATTAG
- the mraZ gene encoding division/cell wall cluster transcriptional repressor MraZ: MFRGSSFHTIDTKGRIIIPKRFRTPIQKSENACLMISRMDNGLVAYTLPDWEKIEAKILSLAEKSDAMRRFRRVFIGGAFECGCDRQDRILIPPTLREYAGLDREIVMVGVLDHFEIWSRQNWDKENGFMEKDMQKEEVRNEIAKLGI, from the coding sequence ATGTTTCGGGGAAGCTCTTTCCATACCATCGACACCAAGGGAAGAATCATCATTCCCAAACGGTTTCGTACGCCCATTCAGAAAAGCGAAAACGCCTGTCTGATGATTTCGCGGATGGATAACGGCCTCGTGGCATACACCCTGCCGGATTGGGAAAAAATCGAAGCAAAAATTCTCTCCCTGGCGGAGAAAAGCGACGCCATGCGCCGCTTTCGGCGGGTGTTCATCGGCGGCGCCTTCGAGTGCGGCTGTGACCGTCAGGACCGCATCCTGATCCCCCCGACACTGAGGGAATATGCCGGCCTTGACCGGGAAATCGTCATGGTGGGGGTTCTGGACCACTTTGAAATCTGGTCCCGCCAGAACTGGGACAAGGAAAACGGCTTCATGGAGAAAGACATGCAAAAGGAGGAAGTCCGCAACGAAATCGCAAAACTGGGAATTTGA
- the rsmH gene encoding 16S rRNA (cytosine(1402)-N(4))-methyltransferase RsmH, with protein MGYAHIPVMLTEVLQLLDPKPGNIFFDGTVGGSGHAAALCSAIEPGGIFVGMDQDRDAIDNALCTLNHFNATVHLFHGNFVQMSDLLSRLNIPAVDGMLLDLGISFHHIASSGRGFSFSREEPLDMRMDIRSDITAEHLVNDLDESELRRLFKRYGEEPRAGQIARRITMERKKEAIRFSSQLADIVSRCVPQALRKPGLHPATRVFMALRIAVNRELERLEQFLDTAVDFLKPGGRICILAFHSLEDRIVKHRLRMLENPCTCPPDLPVCACGRKAQLQVLTKKARRPSAEEIAVNPMARSTRLRAAVKVCP; from the coding sequence ATGGGCTATGCGCATATCCCGGTTATGCTTACGGAAGTTTTGCAGCTGCTGGACCCCAAGCCCGGAAACATCTTTTTCGATGGAACGGTTGGCGGGTCCGGACATGCCGCCGCTCTCTGCAGTGCCATCGAGCCCGGCGGCATATTCGTCGGCATGGACCAGGATCGCGATGCTATCGACAATGCCCTTTGCACCCTCAACCATTTCAATGCGACGGTCCACCTCTTTCACGGCAATTTCGTACAAATGTCGGATCTGCTATCCCGGCTGAACATCCCTGCCGTGGACGGCATGCTTCTCGACCTTGGTATATCGTTCCACCATATAGCTTCATCCGGACGCGGGTTCAGCTTCAGCAGGGAAGAACCGCTGGATATGCGCATGGACATCCGTTCCGACATCACGGCGGAGCATCTGGTAAACGACCTGGATGAATCCGAACTCAGGCGGTTATTCAAACGCTACGGCGAGGAGCCCCGGGCCGGGCAGATAGCCCGACGCATCACCATGGAAAGAAAAAAAGAGGCGATACGCTTCAGCAGCCAGCTGGCGGACATCGTGAGCCGGTGTGTGCCGCAAGCGTTGCGCAAACCGGGGTTGCACCCGGCAACGCGCGTTTTCATGGCACTGCGCATAGCCGTCAACAGGGAACTGGAACGCCTGGAGCAGTTTTTGGACACCGCCGTCGATTTTCTAAAGCCGGGTGGCCGTATCTGTATTCTTGCGTTTCATTCACTGGAGGATCGGATCGTCAAGCACCGCTTGCGCATGCTGGAAAACCCATGCACCTGCCCGCCGGACCTTCCCGTGTGTGCCTGCGGGAGGAAGGCCCAGCTACAGGTGCTCACGAAAAAGGCGCGGCGGCCGTCTGCCGAAGAAATCGCCGTCAACCCGATGGCACGCAGTACCAGATTGAGAGCGGCGGTGAAGGTATGCCCGTAA
- the murG gene encoding undecaprenyldiphospho-muramoylpentapeptide beta-N-acetylglucosaminyltransferase — translation MPSSACAHTGGPFPEAGAVSRPSEKRPSRDAQPAAAEKSRPVRLVIAGGGTGGHLFPGIAVAEEVLARNTDSSVLFIGTGKPFETAILGEKGFCHAAISVQGIKNLGLLKQARAFTLLPMSLYASAKILKSFRPDLVLGVGGYSAGPVVAAAWMMGVKTALQEQNVLPGITNRWLSHIADRLYLSFPETKGIRTGKKALVTGNPVRREFFAATPPLEQAGETGANAAKALTVLVVGGSQGAHGINLAMRSALTFMEGRHRLHVIHQTGSDDVETMQKAYAESGVSSTVKAFFTDMAQQYRRADLIICRAGATTVAEVTVLGKAVIFIPYPHAADDHQRLNAESMVAAGAAELILEKNLTGERLAGRIQHYAGSPDLLARMGHRASMLGRPNAARVIVDDMYELVHSG, via the coding sequence ATGCCAAGTAGTGCCTGTGCACATACCGGAGGACCTTTTCCGGAGGCGGGGGCTGTCTCACGCCCGTCCGAAAAGCGTCCGTCCCGTGACGCACAGCCGGCTGCCGCCGAAAAGAGCCGCCCCGTGCGGTTGGTTATCGCCGGCGGCGGTACCGGCGGCCACCTTTTTCCGGGTATCGCGGTTGCCGAGGAGGTTCTTGCCAGAAACACCGACAGCAGCGTCCTTTTCATCGGGACGGGCAAACCGTTCGAGACCGCGATTCTTGGCGAAAAGGGCTTTTGCCATGCAGCCATCAGCGTGCAGGGCATCAAGAACCTGGGGCTGCTGAAACAGGCCCGGGCCTTCACGCTGCTGCCCATGAGCCTATACGCCTCCGCGAAAATACTGAAAAGCTTCAGGCCGGACCTGGTCCTGGGTGTGGGCGGCTACTCGGCCGGCCCCGTGGTCGCCGCAGCCTGGATGATGGGCGTGAAAACCGCACTCCAGGAGCAGAATGTGCTGCCGGGCATCACCAACCGGTGGCTGTCACACATCGCCGACCGCCTCTATCTTTCCTTCCCGGAGACGAAGGGAATCCGGACGGGAAAAAAGGCATTGGTGACGGGCAACCCGGTGCGCCGGGAATTTTTTGCGGCAACACCGCCGCTCGAGCAGGCTGGTGAGACCGGGGCCAATGCGGCGAAGGCGCTTACCGTCCTGGTGGTCGGCGGCAGTCAGGGGGCGCATGGCATCAATCTGGCCATGCGTTCGGCCCTGACGTTCATGGAAGGCCGCCATCGCCTTCACGTCATCCACCAGACCGGAAGCGACGATGTGGAGACGATGCAAAAGGCCTATGCAGAAAGCGGTGTCAGCAGCACCGTCAAGGCGTTTTTCACCGACATGGCGCAGCAGTACCGCAGGGCGGACCTGATTATCTGCCGGGCCGGTGCAACCACGGTCGCCGAGGTCACGGTGCTGGGCAAGGCCGTCATATTCATCCCCTACCCGCACGCGGCCGACGACCACCAGCGGCTGAACGCCGAAAGTATGGTAGCGGCCGGAGCGGCTGAATTGATCCTGGAAAAAAATCTTACGGGAGAACGGCTGGCAGGGCGCATCCAACACTATGCCGGTTCCCCGGACCTGCTCGCTCGAATGGGGCATCGGGCCTCCATGCTGGGGCGTCCGAATGCCGCGCGGGTGATCGTGGATGACATGTATGAACTCGTTCATTCAGGGTAA
- a CDS encoding cell division protein FtsL → MPVRKNPKTRLTGVWLAILLLFLAELFFYTWCRVNNVRIGYEVAAEIETRGNLVAYQNNLKIELARLKSPERIARIAGEKLGLIMPKADQTIIMP, encoded by the coding sequence ATGCCCGTAAGGAAAAACCCGAAAACAAGATTGACCGGGGTGTGGCTCGCCATCCTGCTGTTGTTCCTGGCTGAACTTTTTTTTTATACGTGGTGCCGCGTAAACAATGTCCGTATCGGCTACGAAGTGGCCGCCGAAATTGAAACAAGGGGTAATCTGGTGGCGTATCAGAACAACCTCAAAATCGAATTGGCCCGTTTGAAATCACCGGAGCGCATCGCGCGCATTGCCGGCGAAAAACTCGGCCTTATCATGCCCAAGGCCGATCAGACCATCATCATGCCATGA
- the ftsW gene encoding putative lipid II flippase FtsW: MKQSQTSTYDVTLLFAVLFLVGIGIVMVYSASSALALKRFGSDYYFLKKQALFSLAGIIALVVCSHVPFRIYRLLTYPLLLTALVLLVAVQIPSLGISAGGSFRWLQIGSLSFQPSEFARLALIIYLAYSLSKKQEMIKNFSVGFMPHVIVLGMFTILILMQPDFGSVAILASIAWMMMFVGGVRILHLLSALLLILPLAYYFMLSAEYRVRRILSFLDPWQYPTDEGYQIVHSLMAFGTGGIWGTGIGKGYQKLFYLPEPHTDFIFSVIGEELGLWGALFIIGIYALILWRGIHIARHADDTFGTYLATGIIAAIAMQVCVNMGVTLGLLPTKGLTLPFLSYGGTSLLINMASIGILMNIGARHSGRTHAK; this comes from the coding sequence ATGAAGCAAAGTCAAACATCGACATACGACGTCACCCTGCTCTTTGCCGTGCTGTTTCTGGTGGGGATCGGCATCGTCATGGTTTACAGCGCCAGCTCGGCCCTGGCATTGAAACGGTTCGGTTCGGACTATTATTTTCTGAAAAAGCAGGCGCTCTTTTCTCTGGCGGGGATTATCGCCCTGGTTGTCTGCAGCCATGTGCCTTTCAGGATCTACCGGCTCCTGACCTATCCCCTTCTGCTCACGGCCCTGGTCCTGTTGGTTGCGGTGCAAATCCCCTCTCTGGGGATTTCCGCCGGGGGCTCGTTCCGGTGGCTGCAGATCGGTTCGCTCTCCTTTCAGCCGTCGGAATTCGCCCGGCTGGCGTTGATCATCTACCTGGCATACTCCCTGAGCAAAAAACAGGAGATGATCAAGAACTTCTCGGTCGGATTTATGCCGCACGTGATTGTCTTGGGCATGTTCACGATTCTGATCCTCATGCAGCCGGATTTCGGTTCAGTCGCCATACTGGCCTCCATCGCCTGGATGATGATGTTCGTGGGGGGGGTCCGCATCCTTCACCTCCTCTCGGCGCTGCTGCTGATCCTGCCGTTGGCATATTATTTCATGCTCAGTGCCGAATACCGGGTGCGGCGCATCCTGAGCTTTCTCGACCCCTGGCAATATCCAACGGATGAAGGCTATCAGATCGTGCACTCACTCATGGCTTTCGGCACCGGGGGGATCTGGGGAACCGGCATTGGCAAGGGCTATCAGAAACTTTTCTATCTTCCGGAACCCCACACGGATTTCATCTTTTCGGTTATCGGAGAAGAGCTCGGGCTCTGGGGCGCCCTGTTTATAATCGGGATCTATGCCCTCATTCTGTGGCGCGGCATCCACATTGCGCGCCATGCCGACGATACGTTCGGAACCTATCTGGCCACGGGGATCATCGCCGCCATCGCGATGCAGGTCTGTGTGAATATGGGCGTGACCCTGGGACTGCTGCCGACCAAGGGGTTGACCCTTCCCTTTTTAAGCTACGGCGGTACGTCCCTGCTGATCAACATGGCGTCTATCGGCATCCTTATGAACATCGGCGCGCGGCATTCGGGGAGGACGCATGCCAAGTAG